DNA sequence from the Fusobacterium sp. SYSU M8D902 genome:
TGCTAGTCTCCTATTCGAGAGAAAAAAAGAGATCAAACAACTTAAGGAGCAGGTTGAAAAACTACAGACTTCTATTACTCAAGGAATAGAGAAACAGAACAAGATAAGTAAGGATCTTGAAAATTATGAGAATGAGATAGATAAATTAGACTCTACTCAAGAGGATTTAAGAAAGCAGTGCAGAATTGCACAAGAGTATTTTGAAGATTGTAATTCAAAAGTTGAAAGAATCAGTAAAGAGATTAGAACAATAAAATTAGAACTTGAAGATGAGATAAGATATAACGAGGAGTTTGAAAAGAAGATTATAAACTCTAATAGCGAAAAAGAGAGAATTGCCACTATCATTGAAAATCTCAAAAAAGAGGAAGAGGAAGATATTGTTAAAGCTCAAGAGATCAATGTTATTATAAATAACAAAAGAGAGGAATTTGCTGATAAAAAGATCATCTTCCTAAACTCTCAAGATAGAGTTAATCAAATTGAAAAGGAGAAGGAGAAGGAGAAAAGAGAGTTTTTCCTACTCTCTTCTGAGATAGAAAATTTAAAAAATAAGATCTCTCAATTAAGAGTTGAAATTTCAACTCTTGAAAAACAAGAGGAGAGTTTGACTTCTGAAATAAATGAGAGAGTTTTAAGATATGAGAGTGAAAATAGTGAGATCACTCTGAAAAAACAGACTAATGAAAAACTACTAGAGGAGGAACATACTCTACTAAAAACAAGAAAAGAATTGGATAGCTATCTTCTACATAAAAAAGATAGTTTGAACAAATTAAATGAATCTATTAATAGATTGAAACTAGATATTGAAAAATTAGGTGAAAACCTTGAGTCTCTTGAAGATATAAAAGGTTTAGAAATTGATATAACTAATTTAAAATCAGAAAAGGAGAGATTTAAAACTCTAGATAATCAACTAAGAAACTTCCAAGCTGTAAATCTACTAGCAATTGAGGAGTTTAAAGAGTTAAATGAAAAATATACATTCTTGACTACACAAAGAGAGGATTTAGTCAACGGTAAAACTGTATTACTAAATTTGGTTAAAGAGATAGATACAACTATTCACGATAGATTCTTTACAGCATATAAATCTATTGATGAAAATTTTAACAAGATGTGTATGGAAACTATTAACAATGCTGAAGGAAAGTTAATCTTAAATAATCCTGATAACTTTGATGAGTGTGGTATTGAGATATATATTAAATTTAGAAATAAAAAAAGACAATCTCTATCTTTACTGTCTGGTGGAGAGAAATCAATGGTAGCTATTGCTTTTATTATGGGAATCTTTATGTTCAAACCAAGTCCATTTACGTTCCTTGACGAGATCGAAGCTGCTCTTGATGAAAAGAATACTAGAAAACTTATTGGAAAACTAAAGGAATTTACAGATAGATCTCAATTCATCTTAATTACTCATAATAAAGATACAATGAGAGAATCAGAGAGTATTTTTGGTGTAACTATGAACAAAGAAATAGGAGTTTCTAAAATAGTACCTGTAAGGTTTTAGAAATACCTTGACTTTTTACTTTTACTAGGGGTACAATATAGAGTAAAACATTTTTATTCGAGGAGTAATAATGAGGATATTATCATATATATATTATCTCATCACCTCTTTTAGGAATTTTCTCTTTGATAAAGAGATACTTCCCATAAAAAGAGTTGACGGAGTAGAAGTTATCTGTATAGGAAATATAACGGTAGGGGGTACTGGTAAAACCCCTGCTGTACAATACTTTGTTAAAAGACTACAAAAAATGGGAAGAAAAGTAGCTGTGGTTTCTAGAGGATATAGAGGTAAAAGAAAGAGAGAACCACTTCTGGTCAGTGATGGTTTTCAAATATTTGCAACCCCTAGAGAGAGTGGAGATGAGCCATTTATCCACGCTTTAAACCTCAAAGTTCCCATAATTGTTAGCTCAAATAGATATAAGGCTTGTATGTTTGCTAAAAAACATTTTGATGTTGATACCATTGTACTAGATGATGGATTTCAACATAGAAAACTCTATCGTGATAGAGATATTGTCCTTATTGATGCTACAAATCCTTTTGGTTGGGGGGAACTTCTTCCTAAAGGTATGTTAAGAGAGGATTTTAAAAAGGGAGCACAGAGAGCTTCTGAATTTATAATTACAAAATCTGATTTAGTTAGTGAAAGAGAAGTTGAAAGAATAAAAAAATATTTAAAGAAAAAGTTAGGTAAAGAAGTTTCCACTGCTAAACATGGAGTTACATCTCTTTGTGATCTAAAAGGAAATCAAAAGCCTTTGTTTTGGGTAAAGGGAAAAAGAGTTTTACTATTTTCTGGTCTAGCAAATCCTTTAAATTTTGAAAAAACTGTGATCTCTCTTGAACCTTCTTACATAGAGAGAGTGGATTTTATGGATCATCACAATTTTAAAAAGAAGGATATTGAACTTATACAAAGACGTGCTGACAGTATGAAAGCATCTTTTATAATTATGACAGAAAAAGATCTTGTTAAGTTACCTACTGATATGCCTATGGAAAACTTTTTTGTACTTAAAATAGAATTTAAACTGTTGGAGGATAATAGTTTAAAAGGAATTGGAGGAAATAAAGAAAATGCAATTTGATATGCTTAATATAATTAAAGAGAAGAATGAGCAAGAGCTTGTAGCACTTTTAAAAGAGTATGGAAAGATTCAACTTTTAAGTGAATCTGCTCAATTTTTAGATAAAAGAGCATATATTACTGTTGATACTTTAGGAAATCTAAAGAGAAAAAGAGGTAGTTTAGCCCTTCCTGTATCTACTTTTTTAGACGAAGCTGAGCTAATTGCTGAGATTATTGATTCAAGTGATATAAAAGAGAGACAAAATTACGATAAAATTGAAAGATTTTCTAGTTTAGATATTGAAAAAGTGAGATTAAACTTAATAAAAACACTGTTTAATGGAAGCTATGACTTTGCTAAAAAATATGGAAAAGAACTTTTTTTAAGAGATAGAGAGGCGTTTTTTAAGCTTCTTGCTAACTTCTCTCTAATAGGAGAGAGCAGTAACTTAAAACCTTTAATGGTTCTTGCTCTAAAAAGATCTATGCTTGAATTTGATGAGAATATATTCTCACTATTTATCTCTTATTTTAGTAAGTATAGAGATAATACTTCTAACTATGAAAAGAGTCTAGATATTAGTATTGAAATTTCAGATCTTAAAACAATGCTTAGAGATAAAAAAGAGCTTCTTAACTCACTTGAAGGTTTAGGAATACTATCTTCTCTAGCTCTTTTAGAGGAGATAGAAGTGGATAATTACAACAGATCTCTAAATAAATTAAAATTTGAAATTGAGAATACAGTTTCATTTACTCCATTAAATGAGAGAGAAAGAAAGCTTTTAAACTATTTTTTGTAGGAGGAGAGTATGTTACAATATTTAAACAGTAAACTAATAACTTATATTGAAGGGAATCCTACTAAAGAAGAGGCTTTAAAAATGTTAGTTGAGCTTATTAAAAAAAATAGTGATGCTCTCAATGATGAGAATAATTTTTATGAAAATATATTGGCTAGGGAAGAGTTAGGAAGTACTGGTATTGGGCAGGGAATTGCAATCCCTCACGCAAGAAGTGAAAAGATAAAAAAATTAATTGTAGCTATTGGACTACTTAAAAATGGTGTAGATTTTAACTCATTAGATGGAGAAAAGGTTAAACTAATAATTCTAGTCGGATCTCCAAAAGGACAAAATAGAGAGTATCTCTCTTTGGTTTCTGAGCTGATGAGAACATTTAGAAATGAGAAGTTGAGAGAAAATGTCATCTGCACTAATAATTATCAAGAGCTTTTAGAAGCTATTGCGGAGTTAAAATGAAAATAGGAATCTATGGTGGTAGCTTTAATCCAATTCACAATGCTCATATAGAGATTGTTAAATTTGTATTAGATAAACTTAAACTTGATAAAATAATTATAATTCCTGTTGGAACAGCATCACATAGAGATGATATAGTAGTTGAAGGAAAACTTAGAATGAAAATGTGTGAATTAGCCTTTGAAAATGCAAAAAATATATCAGTATCTGATATTGAGATAAATGAGCATAAAGTTTCATATACCATTGATACACTTTATAAAATTATCTCTCTATATGGTGAAGAAAATGAGTTTTTTGAGATTATTGGCGAGGATTCTGCTAACTATTTCTCAACTTGGAAAGAGTATGAGAAAATTTTAGAACTCAGTAAAGTAGTGGTATTTAGAAGAGAGGGATACTCTAGTGATATAAGTCATAAAAATCTTATCTATCTCGATACTCCTCTCTATGATATATCATCTACTATGATTAGAAAAAAAATACATAACAATGAGGATATTTCTAAACTAGTTCCTGAAAAGGTAGCTAATTTTATAAAAGAGAATTCTCTATATTAATCTAATAAACTGATAGAAAAATCTCTTCTTTACATAAAGGAAGAGATTTTCTTTTCAAAAAATAATCATAAAATAAATATTTATATATTCTGCAACTCAATAAATATTGCTTTTTTCTAAAGTTTGATGTAGAATAAGGAGAAAATCATTGGTGAAAGAGGATGAGGAATGGATTTTAAAATAACAGAGAAAATTAAAGGAGAAAGTAGCAAACAGTATACTTATCGAATTTTGAAAGATAGTATTATGAATCTATCTTTAAAGCCTGGAGAAGCTCTCAGTGAAATAGAGATCAGTCAAGCTTTAAATGTTAGTAGAACTCCTGTAAGAGAAGCAATTGTAAAATTAAAAGAAGAAAAATTGATTAATGTTTTTCCTCAAAAAGGATCGCTAGTCTCAAAAATGAATTTAAAGCTTATAGAAGAAGCTGTATTTTTAAGAGAAATTTGCGATAAAGAGATGCTTAAAATGGTATGCTCTAGAAAAAATAATGATTCTTTAATTAAAGAATTAAGAAAAAATTTAGAATATCAAAAAATAATTGTAGAATTTGAAGAAGATATATATGAGTTTTTTAGATTAGATAACAAATTCCATGAAATTATATATGAATTTTGTAATAAATTGAATATTTGGAAAGCAATTAAAAAACTAAGTACTCATTATGATAGATTACGACTTTTCGACGTTATTGAAAAAAAGAATCTTAGAGACATACTAGTTCAACATGAAAAAATAATAGATATTCTAGAAAAAAACAGTTTTGAATCTATTGATGATATGGTTACAGAACACTTATTTAATTTTAAAGAGATGTTGGGAATATTTATTGAAAAATGCCCAAACTATTTTGAAAAATAAAACTTATTTTAAATTTTAGGAGAGAGTGTGTTAGATATAATCTTTGAAAAATTATTACCTATAATATTATTTTTTATTATTGGTTATATATTAAAAATATTAAAAATCTTATCAAAAGAAGAGGCTTCTATCTTATTAAAGTTAATTTTCTATTTAACAAATCCTGCAGTAATTATTCTATCTGTAAGTTCAATGAAAATTTCTAAAACTTTAATATACTATCCAATTTCAGCTATTTTTATTCATTGTATTATGATTTTTTTAGGTTTTTTTATTTCAAAACTTATAAATCTAAGTGAAAATGAACGAAAAATATTTAGAGGTGGAACACTTATAATGAATATGACTTTTATTCTCCCCTTTTTTATAATGTTCTTCGGTGAAAAAAACGTTTATCTCCTTTCTCTTTTTGATGCTGGAAATTTAATAATGGTTACAACAGTAGTATATTCCATATTTATTACTACAAAAAACGACGATATTAAAGAGAAAATTCTCAAAATTCTTAAATCTCCTTTAATAATAGCTTTAGCCATAGGAGTTATTATTAATATCACTGGATTTAAAATTCCACTTGGAATTAAAATAACTCTTCAACAAATTGCAAATATCACTGGTGTTTTAATAATGATAGCTCTTGGAGCATATTTTACACCAAAATTTACTAGATTGAAATTAAGTTTAATTATAATAGGATTAAAAATTGGTGGAATTCTAGTTGTTGGAACACTTATAGGAAGGTTGCTTCCTCTAGATGAGATGGGAAGAACTATTATTTTATTAGGGGCTCTTTCTCCTATTGGAAACAATATATTAACCTATGTTTTTATAACTGACGGAGATATGGATTTAGCTATAAATGTAGTTTCTCTTTCAATAATTTTAAGCTTTATAAATGTATCATTACTTTTAATATTTAGATAATGGCTTTTTGACTAGGGCTGTTGCAATAGAATTTGCAATGGCCCTAGTTTTATTTTACAAAAACAAAACACTTTTGAAATTTGTACTAAAACAGTATTTTTCTTTTAAAAAACAAATTATTGTGTAAAAAACAGTTGACATTATAACAAAAATATTATAACATACTAGTATACAAGTATGTAAGTTAATTGGAGGTAATATATATGTATAAATTTATGGATGAAGATTTCCTTTTAAAAACAGAAGTTGGTAAAAAGTTATATCATGATTATGCAAAAAATATGCCCATTTTTGATTATCATTGTCACTTAAATCCTAAAGAAATTTCTGAGAATAAAAATTATAAAAATTTGACTGAAATTTGGCTTGCTGGAGATCATTATAAGTGGAGAGCTATGAGAAGTAATGGAATAGATGAGAAATATATCACTGGAGATGCAGATGATTTTGATAAGTTTATGGCTTTTGTAAATACTATTGAATATTGCTTTGGAAATCCATTATACCATTGGTCTCATTTAGAATTAAAAAGATTTTTTGGAATAGATCTAGTAATAAATAAAAAAAATGCAAAGGAGATTTGGGATAGAACAAATGCATTATTAAATACTCCAGAATTTACAACAAAAGAACTAATAAAAAAATCAAATGTAACAGCTTTATGCACTACAGATGATCCTATTGACTCTCTTGAATATCATCTTGAGATTTCAGAAGATAAAGAATTTGGTGTAAAAGTACTACCAACTTTTAGACCAGATAAAGTTTTAGGAATAGAAAAAATTGGTTTTAAAGATTACATAAACAAGCTTTCAGAAGTTTCAAATATGAAAATAGATTCTTTTGAAAAATTGGTAGAAGCATTAAAAATTAGAATTAAATTCTTTGTAGAAAGAGGTTGCTTAGTAACAGATCACAGTCTTGAAGAACCTTTCTTCCAATTAGCTACAAAAGAGGAAGTAGAGGAAGTATTTAAAAAGTCTTTAGAAGAAAAAGAAGTAAATAAAAAAGAGATAGAAATGTATAAAACTGCTATATTCTTAGAGTTAGCTAGAGAGTATAAAAAATATGATTTAGGAATGCAGTTACATATGGGAGCTCAAAGAAATAATAACACAAGAATGTTTGAAAAATTAGGAGCAGATATTGGAATGGACTCTATAGGAGATAATAACTATGCTTATTCTCTTTCTAGATTATTGGATGAGTTGGAAAAAACTATGGAATTACCGAAAACAATATTATACTGTTTAAATCCTAAAGATAATGAAGTGTTAGGAACTATGATCGGAAATTTCCAATGTGGAGAAATGCCAGGTAAAATGCAATTTGGTTCAGGTTGGTGGTTCTTAGATCAAAAAAATGGAATGATAAATCAAATGACTACACTATCTTGTTTAGGATTATTAAGAAGATTTATAGGAATGCTAACTGACTCTAGAAGTTTTATATCTTACACAAGGCATGAATATTTTAGAAGAATAATGTGCAATTTAATAGGAACTTGGGTAGAAGAGGGTGAAATTCCTTATGATTTAGAAATCCTAGAACCAATGATCAAAGAAATTTGTTATTTAAATGCAAAAAATTACTTTAAACTAAAAGATTAAAATATAAATAAATTTAAGGAGGAAAAATGAAATTATCATTTAGATGGTATGGAGATACAGACCCTGTAACTCTACAGTATATTAAACAAATCCCAACTATGCATAGTATAGTAACAGCTATATATGATGTTCCTGTTGGAGAAGTATGGAAAATGGAGAAAATTCAAGTTTTAAAAGAAAAAGTAGAAAAAGCTGGATTAAAATTTGAAGTAATTGAAAGTGTTCCAGTTCATGAAGATATTAAATTAGGACTTCCTACAAGAGAAAAATATATTGAGAATTACAAAAAAAATATTGAAAACCTAGCAAAAGCAGGAGTAAAAGTTATTTGTTACAACTTCATGCCTGTATTTGACTGGACAAGATCTCAATTAGATAAAGAGTTAGAAGATGGTTCTACAACATTGGTTTATTATAAGGATCAAGTTGATAAATTAGATCCATTAAATGCTGAACTATCTCTACCTGGATGGGATTCAAGTTATACTAAAGAAGAGATGGCAACTCTATTTGCTAAGTATAAAGAGATTGGAGAAGAAGGACTTTGGGAAAACTTAAAATACTTCTTAGAGCAAATCATTCCAGTAGCTGAGATAAATGATATCAAAATGGCTATTCACCCTGACGATCCACCTTGGTCTATATTTGGATTACCAAGAATTATAACTAAAGAGGAAAACATAGACAGATTCTTAAATTTAGTTGATAGTAAGTACAATGGATTAACTTTATGTACTGGTTCTTTAGGATGTGCAAACTTCAATGATATGCCAAAATTAGTAGATAAATATAGTGCTATGGGAAGAATACATTTTATGCATGTTAGAAATGTAAAACTTCTAAATGATGGAGTAAGTTTTGAAGAGTCAGCTCATTATTCTGGTTGTGGATCTTTAGATATTGTTGAAATTATGAGAGTTCTATCTAAAAATAATTTTGATGGATACTTAAGACCAGACCACGGAAGAATGATTTGGGGAGAAACAGGTAAACCAGGTTATGGGCTATATGATAGAGCCTTAGGAGCAAGTTATATAACTGGAATTTGGGAAACTTTGACAAAACTAAATAAATAGTATTTGATTTGGAGGACAATATGAAACTTTGTTTAAATAATTTAGCAGAAATAAAACAAATAAAAGAGATAAAAGCTCCAATATATGACATAGAAAAAATCAAGAAAAATACAATGGAAGCACCAAAATGGTTACATTTTGGTGCTGGAAATATATTTAGGGCTTATGTTGGAAAAATGCAACAAAATCTATTGAATAAAGGTCTTGAAAATACTGGAATAATTGTTGCTGAAAGTTTTGATAATGAAATCATTGATAAAGTATATAAACCATATGACAATTTAACATTATCAGTAAGACTATCAAAAGATGGGGATTTTTCAACTGAATTAATTGGAAGTATTGTAGAATCTTTAAAAGTTGAAACTGATATGGAAAAACTGGAAGAAATAGTTAAGGCTAAAACTTTACAAATGATTAGTTTTACAATAACAGAAAAGGGATATAACCTTAAAACTCCAGATAAAAACTACATGAGTATCGTAGAAGAAGATTTTAAAAATGAACCTTCAAAAGCAAAACACATAATGAGTATAATAACAAATCTATTGAATATAAGATTTAAAAACGGAGCTACTCCTATTGCTATAGTTAGTATGGATAACTGTGCTGGAAATGGTGAAAGAATAAAAGTTGCTGTTCAAGATATAGCTAATCATTGGTTAGAAAAAGGTTATGTAGATAAAGACTTTATAGCATATATAGAAGATGAATCTAAAGTGAGTTTCCCTGTATCAATGATAGATAAGATAACTCCTAGACCAGCAGAAGTAGTTAAAGAATATCTTGAAAAATTAGGTCTTGAAGATATGGAAATAGTTGTAACTAATAAAAACACTTATTCTGGACCTTTTGTAAACTCTGAAGAAGCTGAATATTTTGTTGTTGAGGATAAGTTTCCTAATGGAAGACCTCAATTGGAAGAATCAGAAGCAGGAGTTTATATAACAGATAGAGA
Encoded proteins:
- the lpxK gene encoding tetraacyldisaccharide 4'-kinase yields the protein MRILSYIYYLITSFRNFLFDKEILPIKRVDGVEVICIGNITVGGTGKTPAVQYFVKRLQKMGRKVAVVSRGYRGKRKREPLLVSDGFQIFATPRESGDEPFIHALNLKVPIIVSSNRYKACMFAKKHFDVDTIVLDDGFQHRKLYRDRDIVLIDATNPFGWGELLPKGMLREDFKKGAQRASEFIITKSDLVSEREVERIKKYLKKKLGKEVSTAKHGVTSLCDLKGNQKPLFWVKGKRVLLFSGLANPLNFEKTVISLEPSYIERVDFMDHHNFKKKDIELIQRRADSMKASFIIMTEKDLVKLPTDMPMENFFVLKIEFKLLEDNSLKGIGGNKENAI
- a CDS encoding PTS sugar transporter subunit IIA, producing the protein MLQYLNSKLITYIEGNPTKEEALKMLVELIKKNSDALNDENNFYENILAREELGSTGIGQGIAIPHARSEKIKKLIVAIGLLKNGVDFNSLDGEKVKLIILVGSPKGQNREYLSLVSELMRTFRNEKLRENVICTNNYQELLEAIAELK
- the nadD gene encoding nicotinate (nicotinamide) nucleotide adenylyltransferase; protein product: MKIGIYGGSFNPIHNAHIEIVKFVLDKLKLDKIIIIPVGTASHRDDIVVEGKLRMKMCELAFENAKNISVSDIEINEHKVSYTIDTLYKIISLYGEENEFFEIIGEDSANYFSTWKEYEKILELSKVVVFRREGYSSDISHKNLIYLDTPLYDISSTMIRKKIHNNEDISKLVPEKVANFIKENSLY
- a CDS encoding GntR family transcriptional regulator, giving the protein MDFKITEKIKGESSKQYTYRILKDSIMNLSLKPGEALSEIEISQALNVSRTPVREAIVKLKEEKLINVFPQKGSLVSKMNLKLIEEAVFLREICDKEMLKMVCSRKNNDSLIKELRKNLEYQKIIVEFEEDIYEFFRLDNKFHEIIYEFCNKLNIWKAIKKLSTHYDRLRLFDVIEKKNLRDILVQHEKIIDILEKNSFESIDDMVTEHLFNFKEMLGIFIEKCPNYFEK
- a CDS encoding AEC family transporter, whose translation is MLDIIFEKLLPIILFFIIGYILKILKILSKEEASILLKLIFYLTNPAVIILSVSSMKISKTLIYYPISAIFIHCIMIFLGFFISKLINLSENERKIFRGGTLIMNMTFILPFFIMFFGEKNVYLLSLFDAGNLIMVTTVVYSIFITTKNDDIKEKILKILKSPLIIALAIGVIINITGFKIPLGIKITLQQIANITGVLIMIALGAYFTPKFTRLKLSLIIIGLKIGGILVVGTLIGRLLPLDEMGRTIILLGALSPIGNNILTYVFITDGDMDLAINVVSLSIILSFINVSLLLIFR
- the uxaC gene encoding glucuronate isomerase, which translates into the protein MYKFMDEDFLLKTEVGKKLYHDYAKNMPIFDYHCHLNPKEISENKNYKNLTEIWLAGDHYKWRAMRSNGIDEKYITGDADDFDKFMAFVNTIEYCFGNPLYHWSHLELKRFFGIDLVINKKNAKEIWDRTNALLNTPEFTTKELIKKSNVTALCTTDDPIDSLEYHLEISEDKEFGVKVLPTFRPDKVLGIEKIGFKDYINKLSEVSNMKIDSFEKLVEALKIRIKFFVERGCLVTDHSLEEPFFQLATKEEVEEVFKKSLEEKEVNKKEIEMYKTAIFLELAREYKKYDLGMQLHMGAQRNNNTRMFEKLGADIGMDSIGDNNYAYSLSRLLDELEKTMELPKTILYCLNPKDNEVLGTMIGNFQCGEMPGKMQFGSGWWFLDQKNGMINQMTTLSCLGLLRRFIGMLTDSRSFISYTRHEYFRRIMCNLIGTWVEEGEIPYDLEILEPMIKEICYLNAKNYFKLKD
- the uxuA gene encoding mannonate dehydratase, encoding MKLSFRWYGDTDPVTLQYIKQIPTMHSIVTAIYDVPVGEVWKMEKIQVLKEKVEKAGLKFEVIESVPVHEDIKLGLPTREKYIENYKKNIENLAKAGVKVICYNFMPVFDWTRSQLDKELEDGSTTLVYYKDQVDKLDPLNAELSLPGWDSSYTKEEMATLFAKYKEIGEEGLWENLKYFLEQIIPVAEINDIKMAIHPDDPPWSIFGLPRIITKEENIDRFLNLVDSKYNGLTLCTGSLGCANFNDMPKLVDKYSAMGRIHFMHVRNVKLLNDGVSFEESAHYSGCGSLDIVEIMRVLSKNNFDGYLRPDHGRMIWGETGKPGYGLYDRALGASYITGIWETLTKLNK
- a CDS encoding mannitol dehydrogenase family protein: MKLCLNNLAEIKQIKEIKAPIYDIEKIKKNTMEAPKWLHFGAGNIFRAYVGKMQQNLLNKGLENTGIIVAESFDNEIIDKVYKPYDNLTLSVRLSKDGDFSTELIGSIVESLKVETDMEKLEEIVKAKTLQMISFTITEKGYNLKTPDKNYMSIVEEDFKNEPSKAKHIMSIITNLLNIRFKNGATPIAIVSMDNCAGNGERIKVAVQDIANHWLEKGYVDKDFIAYIEDESKVSFPVSMIDKITPRPAEVVKEYLEKLGLEDMEIVVTNKNTYSGPFVNSEEAEYFVVEDKFPNGRPQLEESEAGVYITDRDTVDKTERMKVTTCLNPLHTALAIYGCLLNEKTIYSAVSNPLLNKLIKNIGYGEALKVVESPKILDPKAFIDEVIDERFANPYIPDQPERIATDTSQKVGIRYGETLKAYLDSKELNISDIKYIPLVYAGWFRYLLGIDDNGCQRSISPDPMLTMLQEKLSGIEFGKPETYQGQLREILKNKMIFGVDLEEIGLAETVEKYFVEMLVGPEAVNNTLKKYLK